From a single Phocoena sinus isolate mPhoSin1 chromosome 1, mPhoSin1.pri, whole genome shotgun sequence genomic region:
- the LOC116738889 gene encoding cytochrome c oxidase subunit 6C-like yields the protein MAPDSLTKPQMCSLLAKRLRFHIVGALTVSLGVATFCKFAVAEPRKKAYADFYRNYDSIKHFEEM from the exons ATGGCCCCAGA TTCTTTGACGAAACCTCAGATGTGTAGCCTTCTGGCCAAGCGCCTGCGATTTCATATTGTTGGAGCGCTCACTGTCTCCCTAGGAGTTGCAACTTTCTGTAAGTTTGCTGTGGCTGAACCAAGAAAGAAGGCATATGCAGATTTCTATAGAAATTATGATTCcataaaacattttgaagagaTGTGA